A genomic segment from Capra hircus breed San Clemente chromosome 7, ASM170441v1, whole genome shotgun sequence encodes:
- the GPR151 gene encoding probable G-protein coupled receptor 151: MEGDALTAALADSNTMNVSSAHLHFAGGYLPSDSKDWRTLVPALLVAICLVGFVGNVCVIGVLLHSAWKGKPSMIHSLILNLSLADLSLLLFSAPVRATAYSRGVWDLGWFVCKSSDWFIHTCMAAKSLTIVAVAKVCFMYACDPAKPVSIHNRTIWSVLVAIWAVASLLPLPEWFFSTTRHHAGVEMCLMDVPAVAREFTSTFGKLYPLLAFCLPLLSASFYFWRAYGQCQKRGTKTQNLRNQMRSKQLTVMLLSIAITSAILWLPEWIAWLWMWHLKAGGPAPPQGFIALSQVLMFSISSANPLIFLVMSEEFKEGLKGIWKWMITKKHPPASESQETPADNSQVLRDSIPSLESPPFMSEKEKTGSPSFSKEKAEKAEIPILPDVEQFWHDRDTVPCVQDNDPIPWEHEDQETGDCDE; the protein is encoded by the coding sequence ATGGAAGGGGATGCACTGACAGCTGCCCTGGCAGACTCCAACACCATGAACGTGTCTTCTGCTCACCTCCACTTTGCCGGCGGGTACCTGCCCTCAGACTCCAAGGACTGGAGGACTCTAGTCCCAGCTCTCCTGGTGGCCATCTGCCTGGTGGGTTTCGTGGGGAATGTGTGTGTCATTGGCGTCCTCCTCCACAGTGCTTGGAAAGGAAAGCCATCCATGATCCACTCCCTGATTCTCAACCTCAGCCTGGCTGATCTCTCTCTCCTGCTGTTTTCTGCACCTGTCCGAGCTACAGCATACTCCAGAGGTGTTTGGGATCTAGGCTGGTTTGTCTGCAAGTCCTCTGACTGGTTCATCCACACGTGCATGGCAGCCAAGAGCCTGACGATCGTTGCAGTGGCCAAGGTATGcttcatgtatgcatgtgaccCAGCCAAACCAGTAAGTATCCACAACCGCACCATCTGGTCAGTGCTGGTGGCTATCTGGGCTGTGGCAAGCCTGCTACCCCTGCCAGAATGGTTCTTCAGCACCACCAGGCATCACGCAGGTGTGGAAATGTGCCTTATGGATGTGCCCGCTGTGGCGAGAGAGTTCACGTCAACGTTTGGTAAGCTCTACCCGCTGCTGGCATTTTGCCTCCCGTTACTCTCTGCTAGCTTTTATTTCTGGAGAGCTTATGGCCAATGTCAGAAACGAGGAACTAAAACTCAAAATCTTAGAAACCAGATGCGCTCAAAGCAACTCACAGTGATGCTGCTGAGCATTGCCATCACCTCTGCTATCCTGTGGCTTCCTGAGTGGATAGCCTGGCTGTGGATGTGGCATCTGAAGGCTGGAGGCCCGGCCCCCCCACAAGGTTTTATAGCCCTGTCTCAAGTCCTCATGTTTTCCATCTCTTCAGCAAATCCTCTCATTTTTCTAGTGATGTCAGAGGAGTTCAAGGAAGGCTTGAAAGGCATATGGAAATGGATGATAACCAAAAAACATCCACCTGCTTCAGAGTCTCAGGAGACACCAGCTGATAACTCCCAGGTCCTTCGTGACAGTATTCCATCTCTGGAATCCCCACCATTcatgtcagagaaagagaaaactggcTCTCCTTCCTTCAGCAAAGAGAAAGCCGAGAAGGCAGAGATTCCCATCCTCCCTGATGTCGAGCAGTTTTGGCATGACAGAGACACAGTCCCTTGTGTACAGGACAATGATCCTATCCCCTGGGAACACGAAGATCAAGAGACAGGAGACTGTGATGAATAG